A genomic region of Acipenser ruthenus chromosome 9, fAciRut3.2 maternal haplotype, whole genome shotgun sequence contains the following coding sequences:
- the LOC117406083 gene encoding ATP synthase-coupling factor 6, mitochondrial-like has translation MILQHLSQLYPLLRAAVSLQLRRNLGLTAVAFNKAKELDPVQKLFVEKLREYTTKSKSAGGVVDAGPEYQRNVNDELTKLQRLYGGGDLTKFPDFKFVEPKLEEVTSK, from the exons ATGATTCTGCAGCACTTATCCCAGCTCTATCCCCTCCTGCGCGCGGCTGTCTCCCTGCAGCTACGCAGGAACTTGGGGCTGACGGCTGTCGCCTTTAACAAGGCAAAGGAGCTGGACCCCGTGCAGAAGCTCTTTGTCGAGAAGCTCAGAGAGTACACCACCAAGAGCAA GAGTGCTGGAGGAGTTGTGGATGCTGGCCCAGAGTACCAGAGGAACGTGAATGATGAGCTGACCAAACTGCAGAGGCTGTACGGTGGCGGGGACCTCACCAAATTTCCAGACTTCAAATTTGTTG AGCCCAAGTTAGAAGAAGTGACCTCCAAGTAA